A part of Setaria viridis chromosome 8, Setaria_viridis_v4.0, whole genome shotgun sequence genomic DNA contains:
- the LOC117834099 gene encoding ethylene-responsive transcription factor 15, giving the protein MAAAAAAKECSDGLSSTSSSSTMAGMVWPNTWDQQQQPDAGASPSPGETEKREGFIGVRPRPWGTFAAEIRDSTRRGARVWLGTFDTPEAAALAYDQAAFSARGAAAVLNFTVDRVRESLAPLALAAGAGGGSPVLALKRRHSKRRTRRRRKRLCSKCMADGKDLQPPCQCSDVSATAMAVPQQQVTAARCQVRFGVLELEDLGADYLDELLRISCELAA; this is encoded by the coding sequence atggccgccgctgccgccgccaaaGAATGCTCCGATGGGCTCTCCTCCacttcctcgtcctccaccaTGGCAGGAATGGTGTGGCCGAACACGTgggatcagcagcagcagccggacgcgggcgcctcgccgtcgccgggagAGACAGAGAAGCGTGAGGGCTTCATCGGCgtgcggccgcggccgtgggGCACGTTCGCCGCCGAGATCCGCGACTCCACGCGGCGTGGCGCCCGCGTGTGGCTGGGCACCTTCGACACCCCggaggccgccgcgctcgcctacGACCAGGCCGCCTTCTCCGCGCGTGGCGCCGCCGCAGTCCTCAACTTCACCGTCGACCGCGTGAGGGAGTCGCTGGcgccgctcgcgctcgccgccggcgcagggGGTGGCTCCCCTGTCCTCGCGCTCAAGCGGCGGCACTCCAAGCGGCGCACGCGCAGGCGGCGTAAAAGGCTCTGCTCTAAGTGCATGGCCGACGGCAAGGATCTCCAACCGCCGTGCCAGTGCTCCGACGTGTCGGCCACGGCCATGGCGGTGCCGCAGCAGCAGGTGACGGCGGCGCGCTGCCAGGTACGCTTCGGCGTCCTGGAGCTCGAGGACCTCGGCGCTGATTACTTGGACGAGCTCCTCCGGATATCATGCGAGTTGGCAGCCTGA